Proteins from a genomic interval of Hornefia porci:
- a CDS encoding NAD(P)H-dependent glycerol-3-phosphate dehydrogenase, with protein sequence MKNIAVIGAGSWGTALALTLSNKGHQVKICDVDREHIREMREHRENVKYLPGIPFNDNLAVVGSTEEAMEGADIVLFSAPAQHFRDAFEHAVPLIEDSMVVVNVAKGIEQGTLMRMSEIATLLKPDVKYVALSGPSHAEEVGRFMPTTVAVASKDMKLAEYIQDEFMTDRFRVYTNSDVCGVELGGALKNIIALGAGISDGIGFGDNAKAALMTRGITEMKRLGVSLGADPETFAGLTGVGDLIVTCTSMHSRNRRCGIMIGEGVRPSEATKKVGMVVEGMFTTVAAYELAKRVGVEMPITECIYECINERIDAREAVEILMGRDKKNEMHI encoded by the coding sequence ATGAAGAATATCGCAGTCATCGGAGCAGGAAGCTGGGGGACCGCCCTCGCGCTGACGCTGAGCAATAAAGGACATCAGGTGAAAATCTGTGACGTCGACCGGGAGCATATCAGGGAGATGAGGGAACACCGGGAGAATGTGAAATACCTTCCGGGAATTCCGTTCAACGACAACCTCGCGGTAGTCGGCAGTACAGAGGAGGCCATGGAGGGAGCAGATATTGTTTTGTTCTCTGCACCCGCTCAGCACTTCCGCGACGCCTTTGAGCATGCGGTTCCGCTGATTGAAGATTCCATGGTGGTGGTCAACGTGGCCAAGGGAATCGAGCAGGGGACGCTGATGCGCATGTCGGAAATCGCAACGCTGCTGAAACCGGATGTGAAATATGTGGCGCTGTCCGGTCCGTCTCACGCCGAGGAGGTCGGACGGTTCATGCCGACGACGGTGGCGGTGGCGTCAAAGGATATGAAGCTGGCGGAATACATTCAGGATGAATTCATGACTGACCGCTTCCGTGTCTACACCAACAGCGACGTCTGCGGCGTGGAGCTGGGCGGAGCTCTGAAGAACATCATCGCGCTGGGCGCCGGAATCTCCGACGGCATCGGCTTCGGAGACAACGCCAAGGCGGCGCTGATGACCAGAGGAATCACGGAAATGAAGCGTCTGGGAGTCAGTCTGGGTGCGGATCCGGAAACCTTTGCGGGGCTGACCGGCGTCGGCGACCTGATTGTGACCTGCACCAGCATGCATTCCAGAAACCGCCGCTGCGGAATAATGATCGGCGAGGGAGTCAGACCCAGTGAGGCGACAAAGAAGGTCGGAATGGTTGTGGAAGGCATGTTTACGACCGTTGCGGCGTATGAGCTGGCGAAACGGGTCGGCGTGGAGATGCCGATTACGGAGTGTATCTACGAATGCATCAACGAGAGAATCGACGCCAGAGAGGCTGTCGAAATCCTGATGGGCAGAGATAAGAAAAACGAGATGCATATATAA
- the miaB gene encoding tRNA (N6-isopentenyl adenosine(37)-C2)-methylthiotransferase MiaB, translating to MEKTFHITTFGCQMNEHDSEILAGLLDEMGYRAVPDREEAQVVILNTCSVRENADKRFFGTLGQLKRRKTADPDFVVCVCGCMMQQQHIIDTLKTKYPWVDLVFGTHNIHRFPALLENVIRQKDREIEIWQDGGEIVEGMPARRLHRCKALVNIMYGCNNFCTYCIVPYTRGRERSRRPEDIVKEIRELTADGVREVMLLGQNVNSYRGEPEDGGVCSFADLILRIAEIDGLERIRFMTSHPKDLSDELIRVFADCDKLCKNIHLPVQSGSSEIMKRMNRHYDREQYLEIIRKLREAVPEITISTDIIVGFPGETEEQFEETLSLVEEVRYDSAFTFLYSPRVGTPAAELPEQIPEEVKHRRFNRLVELVDSISAEKNSAYKGRVERVLAEGTSKRNPGALSGRTDGFKLVNFKGENDLIGQFVDVEITEGKTFSLEGRIVQ from the coding sequence ATGGAGAAGACATTTCACATAACGACATTCGGATGTCAGATGAACGAGCATGACTCGGAAATTCTGGCGGGCCTGCTGGACGAGATGGGGTACAGAGCGGTTCCGGACAGGGAAGAGGCGCAGGTGGTGATTCTGAACACCTGCAGCGTGCGGGAGAATGCGGACAAACGCTTTTTCGGCACGCTGGGGCAGCTGAAGCGCAGGAAAACGGCTGACCCTGACTTTGTAGTATGCGTCTGCGGCTGCATGATGCAGCAGCAGCACATTATCGATACGCTGAAGACAAAATATCCGTGGGTGGATCTGGTCTTCGGCACGCATAATATCCACCGCTTCCCCGCTCTGCTGGAGAACGTTATCCGGCAGAAGGACCGTGAGATTGAAATCTGGCAGGACGGCGGAGAAATTGTGGAGGGTATGCCCGCCCGCAGGCTCCACCGCTGCAAGGCTCTGGTCAACATCATGTACGGCTGCAACAATTTCTGTACCTACTGCATCGTTCCCTATACGAGAGGCCGGGAGCGGAGCCGGCGCCCGGAGGATATCGTGAAGGAAATCCGGGAGCTGACGGCAGACGGCGTGCGGGAAGTGATGCTGCTTGGACAGAATGTGAACAGCTACAGGGGAGAACCAGAGGACGGCGGCGTCTGCAGCTTTGCGGATCTGATTCTGCGTATCGCGGAAATCGACGGACTGGAGAGGATACGGTTCATGACGTCTCATCCCAAGGATCTGTCTGATGAGCTGATCCGGGTGTTCGCCGATTGCGACAAGCTTTGTAAGAACATCCATCTTCCGGTGCAGTCGGGCAGCAGCGAGATCATGAAGCGCATGAACCGCCATTACGACCGGGAGCAGTATCTGGAAATTATACGGAAGCTGAGGGAAGCCGTTCCGGAGATTACAATTTCAACGGATATCATCGTCGGGTTCCCGGGAGAAACAGAAGAGCAGTTTGAGGAGACTCTGAGTCTGGTGGAGGAGGTCCGCTATGACTCCGCGTTCACCTTTCTGTATTCTCCCCGTGTCGGGACGCCGGCGGCGGAGCTTCCGGAGCAGATTCCGGAGGAGGTCAAGCACCGGAGGTTCAACCGGCTGGTGGAGCTTGTGGACTCTATAAGCGCGGAAAAGAACAGCGCGTATAAAGGCAGGGTGGAGCGCGTTCTCGCGGAGGGAACGAGCAAGCGGAACCCCGGCGCGCTGTCCGGACGGACGGACGGCTTCAAGCTGGTGAATTTCAAGGGAGAGAACGATCTGATCGGCCAATTCGTGGATGTGGAAATTACGGAGGGGAAAACCTTTAGTCTCGAAGGGAGGATTGTTCAATGA
- a CDS encoding Mur ligase family protein, which yields MRFYIALWFAKIVNGLINLIDKSRGSNFAGEHAMKIDPQMVAHFKGIDPDRVLFITGTNGKSTTNNLVNHIFRENGKKVVSNLEGANLIYGVCTALIKASSLTGRVKADYFIFETDERFVPVIRRQLPAANLLITNLQKDQVQRNGDPDFIYRKLKEAVKGQNLRIFLNNEEPRARAFDEDAREAVSFGVARHSEAFRKSGSYVTMACPRCRHKIVFDYYNTDGIGAFHCSNCGHHSLAQADYTVEDVDFENRSFREAGEDFTMPYDTPYMLYNYSAAVAVAKEFGEIGPAEAAKAFAGFRNVGGRFEIMHYKGKTIKYMRIKQENPETLQTSINVMAADPNRKMVALGLCPLVDMIPHYAVTFYAYDCDFSKLVKSDVEKYFCFSNPVCYDTANRFIYEGVDPAKITIEDSEDVEVIFREIEEAETDNIYLITWLHTYEHMEKFLKKEGAVYE from the coding sequence ATGAGATTTTATATTGCACTGTGGTTCGCCAAGATTGTAAACGGACTGATCAATCTGATCGATAAATCAAGGGGCTCCAATTTCGCGGGGGAGCACGCGATGAAAATTGATCCGCAGATGGTGGCCCACTTTAAGGGAATCGATCCGGACCGCGTTCTGTTCATCACGGGAACCAACGGAAAGTCCACGACGAACAACCTGGTGAACCATATTTTCCGGGAGAACGGGAAAAAGGTGGTCTCCAATCTGGAGGGCGCGAACCTCATCTACGGCGTGTGCACCGCGCTGATTAAGGCCAGCAGCCTGACGGGGAGGGTAAAGGCGGACTACTTCATCTTTGAGACGGATGAGAGGTTCGTTCCGGTGATCCGCCGGCAGCTTCCTGCGGCTAATCTCCTGATTACCAACCTGCAGAAGGATCAGGTGCAGCGCAACGGCGATCCGGATTTCATTTACCGTAAGCTGAAGGAGGCGGTGAAGGGGCAGAATCTGCGGATTTTCCTGAACAACGAGGAGCCGCGGGCCCGTGCCTTCGATGAAGACGCCCGGGAGGCGGTCAGTTTCGGCGTGGCGAGACACAGCGAGGCGTTCCGGAAGAGCGGGAGCTATGTGACCATGGCGTGTCCCAGATGTCGTCACAAAATCGTGTTCGACTATTATAACACGGACGGCATCGGAGCGTTCCATTGCAGTAACTGCGGTCATCACAGCCTCGCGCAGGCGGATTATACCGTGGAGGACGTGGATTTCGAGAACCGCAGTTTCCGGGAGGCGGGCGAAGACTTCACAATGCCCTACGACACGCCCTATATGCTGTATAATTACAGCGCGGCGGTGGCGGTGGCGAAGGAGTTCGGAGAAATCGGGCCGGCAGAGGCGGCGAAGGCCTTCGCCGGTTTCAGGAACGTGGGCGGACGCTTCGAGATCATGCACTACAAAGGAAAGACCATTAAATACATGCGTATCAAGCAGGAGAATCCGGAGACTCTGCAGACCTCCATCAATGTCATGGCGGCGGATCCGAACCGCAAGATGGTGGCGCTGGGGCTCTGTCCCCTCGTGGATATGATTCCCCACTACGCGGTCACCTTCTACGCTTATGACTGTGATTTCAGCAAGCTGGTGAAGAGCGACGTGGAGAAGTATTTCTGCTTCTCCAATCCGGTCTGCTATGATACGGCGAACCGCTTTATCTATGAAGGCGTGGACCCTGCGAAAATCACCATCGAGGATTCTGAGGACGTTGAGGTGATCTTCCGTGAAATCGAAGAGGCAGAGACGGATAATATCTATTTGATTACATGGCTTCATACCTATGAGCATATGGAGAAGTTCCTGAAGAAGGAGGGTGCCGTATATGAGTAA
- a CDS encoding type 1 glutamine amidotransferase has protein sequence MSNFKIAWLFPDTLFLHGERGNLLALARFAQLAGFEPEIQKVDFTSATFAPEEYDIIFCAPGEISSFPAVRDWLLPYKAQLREYVDGGRPMLVTGTSVGLFGKQILRSDGSEAEGLGIIFTQFSENKAVYGDDIWFECEYNNEKMEIIGNQIQMGDLNIVSEKPFGHLRYGYGNTGKDRNEGVLRGNSIFTNTLGPMLVCNPWLTEEIIRVAAAARDITVGDFGYEPTLERRSFATKQKFIETKETGLTNCGR, from the coding sequence ATGAGTAATTTCAAAATCGCGTGGCTGTTCCCGGATACGCTGTTTCTTCACGGAGAACGGGGGAACCTGCTGGCGCTGGCGAGGTTCGCACAGCTGGCCGGATTTGAGCCGGAGATTCAGAAGGTGGATTTCACTTCTGCGACCTTCGCTCCGGAGGAGTATGACATTATCTTTTGTGCTCCGGGAGAGATCTCATCCTTCCCCGCGGTCCGGGACTGGCTGCTGCCATACAAGGCGCAGCTGAGGGAATACGTCGACGGAGGACGGCCCATGCTGGTCACCGGCACGTCGGTAGGTCTGTTCGGGAAGCAGATTCTGCGCAGTGACGGCAGCGAGGCTGAGGGACTTGGAATCATCTTCACACAGTTTTCAGAAAACAAAGCTGTCTACGGTGATGACATTTGGTTTGAATGCGAGTATAATAACGAAAAGATGGAGATTATCGGCAACCAGATCCAGATGGGAGACCTTAATATCGTCTCGGAAAAGCCCTTCGGGCATCTGCGGTACGGATACGGAAATACCGGAAAGGACCGGAATGAGGGCGTGCTCCGGGGGAACTCCATCTTTACGAACACACTGGGACCGATGCTGGTCTGCAACCCGTGGCTCACGGAGGAAATCATCCGTGTGGCGGCGGCAGCGAGGGATATTACCGTCGGGGACTTCGGCTATGAGCCGACGCTGGAGCGCAGGTCCTTTGCGACAAAGCAGAAATTTATTGAAACAAAGGAAACCGGTTTGACGAATTGCGGCAGATAA